The stretch of DNA AGCGTCGTGAAGATCCGCAGCCCCTCGGTGCGCAGGTCCTCCTCCCGGTAGTCCCGGGAGAGCTGGCGGCGCACCAGGTCCACGAAGGCGGGATGGCGCGCCCCACCCGTGGGGGGCTCGGGCGCCACCCCCAGGGGGGCCGCCCGCGCCCGGCGCTCGTCCGCCGGGGAAACGACCCCCTGGCGGGCCAGGATTTCCAGCACCCGGTCCCGCCGGGCTCGGGCGCGCTCGGGCTGGCGCCGGGGGTCGTACAGGGAGGGGCCGCGCACCAGCCCCACCAGGAGCGCGATCCGGGGCAGATCGAGCTCCGCCAGCGGCCGGTCGAAGTAGAAGCGGCTGGCCAGCCCGAAGCCGTGCACCGAGCGCGGCCCGTCCTGCCCCAGGTACACCTCGTTCACGTAGGCCTCGAGGATCTCGTCCTTCCCGTAGCGCCGCTCCAGCAAGAGCGCCATGAGGGCCTCGTTGGCCTTGCGCCGCAGGGTCCGCTCCGAGGTGAGGTAGAAGTTCTTTACGAGCTGCTGGGTGAGCGTGCTCCCCCCCTGCACCACCCCTCCCGCCCGCAGGTTCGCTGCCGCAGCCCGGGCTACCGCCTTCGGGTCGATGCCCCGATGGGCGCGGAAGGAGCGGTCCTCCACGGCGATCAGGGCCTTCACCAGGAGCTCCGGCACCTCGCCGAGCCTCACGAGGGTGCGGTCCTCCTGGTGGGCCGGGTAGATGCTCGCGATCGTCAGGGGCTCCAGACGGGCCAGGGCCACCGACGCGCCGGTGGCAGCGTCGCGCACCGCCGCCACTGCGTCCCCGCCGAAGGACAGGGCCAGGACCCGGCCCGGCTCCGGGCCTTCCCAGAACGAAAACGGGCGGGTGTGCACCCGGACCTCGCCGCCGCGTACGCCGTAGGTCCCGGGCTCCCGAACATCCGAGGCCCTTCGGTACCGCAGCAGCTCCAGCTCCCGCACCAGAGCTTCCGCCGCTACCGGTGCCCCCGGGTAGAGCTCCAGGGGCCTGGCGTACACCCGCGCCGGCAGGGCCCAGCGCTTGCCTTCGAACCGCTCCCGCACCTCCCGGTCGAGGAGGACGGTGTAGACGGCCAGCGCCGCGGCGGCGGCGACAGCCGCCGCCAGAAACCAGCGCAGGAGCCGCGATCGACTCCGGGCCTTGCGCCGCCGCCGGGACGTGGTCTTGCGGGCTCGCGACATGGGTCAGACACCCTGGGAGGGAGGAGGACGGGAACCCGGGCAGTCGGGAGGGTGCTTATCGTACCACTTCCCCCGGGTCCCGAACGAGCCCCCCAAACCCGGTCCGGGGGCCGAAGCCGGCTCGGGACAGCCCTATCGAAAGGGCACTCGGCGCCCCAGAGCGATTCTTCCTCCTGGCGTCATGCGGTAGGCATTGTACTTCCTTTCGCGTAGTCGAAATGCAGCGAGCAACCCAACTTGCGTACATTGATTGTCCCACTTCGGCTCTATTAACTGTGTAGGGCGGGAAGCGATGCAATTTTCAGGTGACGGCTCACAACGGGGTTGCGCTCAATGAAATGCTGTTATAAAGTCCCGACGCTCGATTCATGCCCCGCCCAGGAAGAAGGGAGGAAGAGGCGAGAACGCGCGACCCTGGAGCCGTTGCGGCCTCGGGACGCGGGTTGGGGCATGGAGGAGACGGCCCCCTGGGGCGCCGAAACTCGAAGACCAGCAGGAAAGGAGGTGAGAACGGGGCGGCAGGC from Thermodesulfobacteriota bacterium encodes:
- the mrcB gene encoding penicillin-binding protein 1B; this encodes MSRARKTTSRRRRKARSRSRLLRWFLAAAVAAAAALAVYTVLLDREVRERFEGKRWALPARVYARPLELYPGAPVAAEALVRELELLRYRRASDVREPGTYGVRGGEVRVHTRPFSFWEGPEPGRVLALSFGGDAVAAVRDAATGASVALARLEPLTIASIYPAHQEDRTLVRLGEVPELLVKALIAVEDRSFRAHRGIDPKAVARAAAANLRAGGVVQGGSTLTQQLVKNFYLTSERTLRRKANEALMALLLERRYGKDEILEAYVNEVYLGQDGPRSVHGFGLASRFYFDRPLAELDLPRIALLVGLVRGPSLYDPRRQPERARARRDRVLEILARQGVVSPADERRARAAPLGVAPEPPTGGARHPAFVDLVRRQLSRDYREEDLRTEGLRIFTTLDPMVQEAAEAALSRGLAALGDGELQGAVVVADPRSGEVLAAVGGRAPRDAGFNRALDAVRPVGSLVKPAVYLAALSEPQRYTLVTPVDDSPLELSLPAGPWAPRNFDRAFHGRVPLYQALVHSYNVATVRLGLDVGLDPVRRALSALGVEREVRAYPSLLLGAFSLTPLEVTQMYQTLAGGGFRAPLRGIREVLTVAGEPLARYPLTVERAADPRVVYLVDAALRRVLEEGTGRSARGLLPPGLVAAGKTGSTGDLRDSWFAGYTADRVATVWVGRDDNAPTDLTGATGALRIWVDLMGRAGAASLGGAAPDGVEWARVDPATGERGGAGCGECVELPFLAESAPAPPAPGASERGFGAAVDWVRRLFQ